The sequence below is a genomic window from Verrucomicrobiia bacterium.
CCAGCGCCCAGGTTGTAGCCCTGGTTGAACGGCAGGAAAGCGGTCTTCGGGCCTGCCAGGGCCGTCGTTACATACACCAGGGCCGGATCGACGGCAAAATGCGCCAAGCATCGGCCAAACGCGAACAGCGGCTCTTTGGGGTCACGGTCCTGCCGATACTGCCGGACGGCATCCTGGACGTTCTGGCCTTTGAAAGGATTCTTCAGCTCCGCCGTGAACAGCGGCAGCCCGTTAAGAAAGAGCGCCGTGTCCAGGCTCTTTTCGTTTTTCTCGCTGTATTTGAGCTGGCGGACGACGCTGAACAGGTTGGCCTGGTAAAGTTTCTGTGTCGCCTCGTTGAGACCGGACGACGGTTTGAAATACACCAGCCGAAATTTGCAGCCGTTCGCCTTGATGCCCCTGCGCAGGACATGGAGGGTGCCGTGCTTCGTGATCTCGGCAGCCAGGCGCTTCAACAAGACCTGCTTCGCATCATGGCCATGCTGCGCCTGCATTTTCTGCCACTCCTTCGGCTGCGTGGCGTATATGAAATCAAGCACGTCTTTTGGGATCAGGCAAAGGGCCTTATCGTAGTCAGTGGGTTGACGGCGCTGATAACCTCCGGGCGGGTAAGCACCGGTGGGTGCGTCGGCCAGTGCGGGCGTGCCCTGCGGGGC
It includes:
- a CDS encoding type I restriction endonuclease, with the protein product MTDTSEKNFEASIEASLLRDPWSSAPQGTPALADAPTGAYPPGGYQRRQPTDYDKALCLIPKDVLDFIYATQPKEWQKMQAQHGHDAKQVLLKRLAAEITKHGTLHVLRRGIKANGCKFRLVYFKPSSGLNEATQKLYQANLFSVVRQLKYSEKNEKSLDTALFLNGLPLFTAELKNPFKGQNVQDAVRQYRQDRDPKEPLFAFGRCLAHFAVDPALVYVTTALAGPKTAFLPFNQGYNLGAGNPPSWKGFSTAYLWEQVWARDSILNLLQHFIHIVELEDDKGNKTG